A window of Christiangramia forsetii KT0803 contains these coding sequences:
- a CDS encoding cupin domain-containing protein, with product MKDLGTSKEFLKSKEVEKETVGEGVQRQIMGYDDKILLAKVEFEKGGVGPMHEHHHSQVTYVVSGKFELTIGDETKMMEGGDSFYIPPHKMHGAICKEKGILIDVFSPIREDFF from the coding sequence ATGAAAGATTTAGGTACAAGTAAAGAATTCTTAAAATCCAAAGAAGTTGAAAAAGAAACCGTTGGAGAAGGTGTTCAAAGACAAATCATGGGCTATGATGATAAAATTTTATTAGCCAAGGTTGAATTTGAAAAGGGTGGGGTAGGACCAATGCATGAGCATCACCATTCACAGGTAACCTACGTGGTAAGCGGAAAATTTGAACTTACTATAGGAGATGAAACTAAAATGATGGAAGGGGGAGATTCTTTTTATATACCTCCTCATAAAATGCATGGTGCAATCTGTAAAGAGAAAGGAATTCTTATAGATGTTTTTAGTCCTATTAGAGAAGACTTTTTCTAA
- a CDS encoding polysaccharide lyase family 7 protein: MKKIFIAIFIFSAFFSCKDNTAGTSKEIEQKGDTTKYPSDVIPFFDHWKLILGDGSNAGVANNFEDEDFFYTETEDSGNWIVFKAPNGGDTHGTSNNTRTELAQIKKWYPATADDKLSATLKVMNVSSTGDARVAASYSVVVGQIHSADGHENEPLKIFYKKFPGHTKGSVFWHYEINTAGDDNSVRWDFSTAVWGHDFSVVGPDESTYPEEPEDGIALGEEFSYEIEVKGGIMNLKFTSEEHETKSFTKNLTKSEYSITTEIPKQTQDLFVPVGQDGVERKNAYAGEGCFFKLGAYNQTNGKSPIVNKNWCSGAETHGGDIEKQYADGNYAEVWFKDASITISDAAISNKAYFTKND, translated from the coding sequence ATGAAAAAAATATTCATAGCCATATTCATATTTTCCGCTTTTTTTTCCTGTAAAGATAATACCGCAGGAACATCTAAAGAAATCGAACAAAAAGGCGATACAACAAAATACCCAAGTGATGTTATTCCATTTTTTGATCACTGGAAATTAATATTGGGCGATGGTTCAAATGCTGGTGTTGCAAATAATTTTGAAGATGAAGATTTCTTTTATACTGAAACTGAAGATTCTGGGAACTGGATAGTTTTTAAGGCTCCCAATGGAGGAGACACGCATGGTACTTCAAACAATACGAGAACTGAATTAGCTCAAATTAAAAAATGGTATCCCGCAACCGCCGATGATAAACTTTCAGCTACACTCAAAGTAATGAATGTATCTTCTACCGGGGATGCCCGGGTAGCTGCTTCCTACTCGGTAGTTGTCGGTCAGATTCATAGCGCCGATGGCCACGAGAACGAGCCGCTTAAAATATTTTACAAGAAATTTCCTGGTCATACTAAGGGGTCGGTGTTTTGGCATTATGAAATTAATACTGCCGGAGATGATAATTCTGTACGATGGGATTTTTCCACAGCGGTTTGGGGGCATGATTTTTCGGTAGTTGGCCCTGATGAAAGCACGTATCCTGAAGAACCAGAGGATGGGATTGCTTTGGGTGAAGAGTTCAGTTATGAAATCGAGGTGAAAGGCGGTATTATGAACTTAAAATTCACTAGTGAAGAACATGAAACCAAATCCTTTACAAAAAATCTAACCAAATCTGAATATTCCATAACTACTGAGATACCTAAGCAAACACAGGATTTATTTGTACCAGTTGGGCAGGATGGTGTGGAGCGTAAGAACGCGTATGCTGGCGAGGGATGTTTTTTTAAGTTGGGAGCTTACAATCAAACTAATGGAAAATCACCTATAGTAAATAAAAATTGGTGTTCCGGGGCAGAAACCCATGGAGGCGATATAGAAAAACAATATGCAGACGGGAACTATGCTGAAGTATGGTTTAAGGACGCAAGCATAACTATTAGTGATGCAGCCATTTCTAATAAAGCTTATTTTACTAAAAATGATTAG